In Misgurnus anguillicaudatus unplaced genomic scaffold, ASM2758022v2 HiC_scaffold_31, whole genome shotgun sequence, a single window of DNA contains:
- the LOC129453561 gene encoding uncharacterized protein: protein MTHAFILMCFCLLVGVFGDEVKSVSVFDGGSVTLNTDITDIKRVDLIEWRFETIRIARIKKSDDINPKYDDNNETQRFGGKLKLNSQTGDLIITNITSEHTGLYQLRVVILSVETIKRFNLTSYAPLSVPVITSVMSQCSRLHCALLCSVMNVRDVSLSWYKGNSLLSLISVSDFNIRLSLPLEVEYQDNNTYSCVVNNHISNQTKHFCLADLCQPCSDVVRASDSAEAVLILLMVQLTVSALMVVGAVVVLGYDIKSRRDEQKRKSQTSPATSDE from the exons ATGACTCATGCATTTATTCTGATGTGTTTTTGTCTTCTAGTGG gtgtgtttggtgatgaagtgaagtcagtgtcagtgttTGATGGAGGTTCTGTTACTCTAAACACTGATATTACTGACATAAAGAGAGTTGATTTGATCGAGTGGAGATTTGAAACGATCCGCATCGCCAGAATCAAGAAATCAGATGATATCAATCCAaaatatgatgataataatgaGACTCAAAGATTTGGTGGTAAACTGAAGCTGAACAGTCAGACAGGAGATCTcatcatcacaaacatcacatctgaacacactggactttatcaACTACGTGTTGTGATTCTAAGCGTAGAGACAATCAAGAGATTCAATCTTACATCTTATG CTCCTCTCTCCGTTCCTGTCATTACCAGCGTCATGTCACAGTGTTCACGTTTACATTGTGCCTTATTGTGTTCAGTGatgaatgtgagagatgtgagtctgtcctggtataaaggaaacagtttattatCCTTAATCAGTGTGTCTGATTTCAACATCAGACTTTCTCTACCTCTGGAGGTTGAATATCAGGATAACAACACATACAGCTGTGTGGTGAACAATCACATCAGCaaccaaacaaaacatttctgcCTTGCCGATCTCTGTCAGCCGTGTTCAG ATGTCGTCCGCGCTAGTGATAGTGCTGAAGCTGTTCTGATACTGCTGATGGTCCAGTTGACTGTCAGTGCTTTGATGGTTGTTGGTGCTGTTGTGGTTCTGGGTTATGACATCAAATCCAGACGAGATGAACAGAAGAGAAAATCACAAACATCACCAGCAACATCTGATGAATGA
- the LOC141362970 gene encoding uncharacterized protein, with product MDPAVMDLPWPAYRSHQAHVLFGLRQKGANVKDFAMDFLRAAKYSGYTGAELKVIFNGCLDKPLSVAEQRTLRPLDFPDTVEYLMNREEPGDSTDTSHPAPLSSVSEGRVVGRMVLESSAPTTSSSISSVPPASLRGSRLAIRGRGILTGAIRLGRSTLVSPAPETTPAPDLRPALPVSRRRKKRKKDSSALQPAAIPQSSEKQQPLSAPLQPLTSAQHLWQPQPSAQPPLQPQPSAQPPLQPQPSAQPPLQPLPSAQPPLQPLPSAQPLLQPLPSAQPPLQPLPSVQPPVIAPVSSSLPSTASPVMIPVSPPQPSAVPPVTVSMSSPPPDAAPPIMVPVLSPQPSAAPPVIVPVLTPLPAAAAPVTVPVLSPQLSAAPPVVVPASSPLPAAAPPVTVPVSPQPSKPDFVFPNVSSPKNPVRPARPPRTNPQLLPGVRRLALYPVPSLPL from the coding sequence ATGGATCCCGCGGTAATGGACCTACCCTGGCCTGCCTACAGAAGCCACCAAGCTCATGTCCTGTTCGGCCTCCGGCAGAAGGGAGCCAATGTGAAGGATTTCGCCATGGACTTTTTGAGGGCTGCCAAGTACTCCGGCTATACTGGGGCCGAGTTAAAGGTGATATTCAACGGTTGCCTTGACAAGCCCCTTTCTGTTGCAGAGCAGAGGACCCTGAGACCCCTGGACTTCCCAGATACCGTGGAGTATTTAATGAATCGTGAAGAGCCAGGGGATTCTACTGACACCTCTCATCCTGCCCCTTTGTCATCTGTCTCAGAGGGCCGTGTTGTCGGGAGGATGGTCCTGGAGAGCTCAGCACCCACCACATCAAGCTCCATAAGCTCCGTCCCGCCAGCCAGCCTTCGGGGTAGTCGTCTGGCAATACGGGGAAGGGGCATTCTGACTGGGGCGATCAGGCTGGGGAGGTCGACTCTCGTCTCTCCAGCACCGGAGACTACGCCCGCACCCGATCTCCGTCCTGCATTACCGGTCTCCAgacggaggaagaagaggaagaaggaCTCCTCTGCTCTTCAGCCAGCTGCCATCCCTCAGTCCTCTGAGAAGCAGCAGCCTCTGTCTGCTCCACTGCAGCCTCTGACGTCTGCGCAGCATTTGTGGCAGCCccagccgtctgcgcagccaccgctgcaaccccagccgtctgcgcagccaccgctgcagccccagccgtctgcgcagccaccgctgcagcccctgccgtctgcgcagccaccgctgcagcccctgccgtctgcgcagccactgctgcagcccctgccgtctgcgcagccaccgctgcagcccctgccgtctgtgCAGCCCCCTGTCATTGCCCCTGTCTCATCGTCGCTGCCATCCACAGCCTCCCCTGTCATGATTCCTGTCTCGCCTCCACAGCCGTCCGCTGTGCCCCCTGTCACAGTCTCCATGTCGTCTCCGCCGCCGGACGCGGCGCCCCCCATCATGGTCCCTGTGTTGTCTCCGCAGCCATCTGCTGCACCTCCAGTCATTGTCCCCGTCCTGACTCCGCTGCCGGCCGCAGCGGCCCCTGTGACTGTTCCTGTGTTGTCTCCGCAGCTGTCCGCTGCGCCCCCTGTCGTTGTCCCTgcctcgtctccgctgccggccgcagcgccccctgtcactgtTCCTGTTTCCCCTCAGCCTTCTAAACCTGACTTTGTTTTTCCCAATGTTTCCTCCCCTAAGAACCCTGTTAGGCCTGCTCGGCCTCCACGTACCAACCCTCAGCTACTCCCCGGGGTCAGAAGGCTCGCCCTGTACCCAGTCCCATCCCTCCCCCTGTGA